A portion of the Chiroxiphia lanceolata isolate bChiLan1 chromosome 10, bChiLan1.pri, whole genome shotgun sequence genome contains these proteins:
- the GPR149 gene encoding probable G-protein coupled receptor 149, whose translation MPRTMSVMPGNLSLNGTSFFSENPGIEDKPSEQRTWNVFLFCLTLTIAFPALLSSIYSLVSLLKMQNKTTVAMIVTSLAVDDLISIVPLIIFMLMQWSSEGLSQPLCTTSALMYLFQGISSNLKGSLLVSYDFYTISTAETLSCSTSKRRVSVVWAILITWIVGLLICILPLCGWGRYIPTSWGCFTDCASSYILFVFLVYSLCVSLLAVLAVPLTHQLLCSAGPQLSHTDYLEVPGGFTSPGTPAAAPALSPLDPADKALQHCQASGAALGKGVAGSGALVSSSQSRSSTVGFAQKRFSLILALTKVVLWLPMMVQMVVQYITGVQSLVFEALSFLLSALAATATPLFVLSEHWLHLPCGCIITCRREPWAGPSGDLKTKRRGFEFNLSFQQGYGIYRISQENHPHHSSDGKSTSCHSLVGSDCEAPEPGRGNGGGPGPSPPSAGACRGEQGTHCDPPAIPEGPEWRLSHEESHKPELTDWEWCRSKSERTPRQRLGGALAIPLCAFQGTVSLQAPTGKTLSLSTYEVSSDGHKITPMAKKIEVCRSKSVGHEPSPEGSPHTNVKIHLEVLEICDNEEALDTVSIISNISQSSTQARSPSLRYSRRENRFVSCELGESASYSLFIPSHSPGRDISISIPDTVEGHRSSSRQHVGTGHQEEIQLLNKAYREREGQGSSG comes from the exons atgccAAGGACAATGTCAGTGATGCCTGGTAATTTGTCACTCAATGGGACGAGCTTCTTCAGTGAAAATCCTGGCATCGAGGACAAACCCAGTGAGCAGAGGACTTGGAATGTCTTTCTGTTCTGCTTGACTCTTACCATTGCATTCCCAGCCCTTCTGAGCAGCATTTATTCACTAGTTTCCCTGctgaaaatgcagaacaaaacCACGGTGGCGATGATTGTGACTTCCTTGGCAGTAGATGATTTGATCAGCATCGTGCCACTGATTATTTTCATGCTCATGCAGTGGTCGAGTGAAGGCCTCTCCCAGCCTCTGTGCACCACCTCAGCACTTATGTATTTATTCCAGGGCATTTCTAGCAACCTGAAAGGGTCACTTTTAGTTTCTTACGACTTCTACACCATCAGCACGGCTGAGACGCTGAGCTGCAGCACTTCCAAGCGTCGTGTGAGCGTGGTATGGGCCATCCTCATCACCTGGATTGTGGGTTTGCTGATCTGCATCCTGCCCCTCTGTGGTTGGGGCCGGTACATCCCCACCTCCTGGGGCTGCTTCACCGACTGTGCCAGTTCCTACATCCTGTTTGTGTTCCTCGTGTACTCCCTGTGcgtgtccctgctggcagtgctggctgtgcccctcACTCACCAGCTGCTGTGCTCGGCTGGGCCGCAGCTCTCACACACCGACTACCTGGAGGTCCCTGGAGGCTTCACCTCCCCCGGGACACCCGCGGCTGCCCCGGCGCTGTCCCCGCTGGACCCCGCGGATAAagccctgcagcactgccaggcctCGGGGGCAGCTTTGGGGAAGGGCGTGGCCGGGAGTGGTGCCCTCGTGAGCAGCTCACAGAGCAGGAGCTCCACGGTGGGCTTTGCCCAGAAACGGTTCTCGCTGATCCTCGCGCTGACCAAAGTCGTTCTCTGGCTCCCAATGATG GTACAGATGGTTGTCCAGTACATCACTGGTGTGCAGAGCCTTGTGTTTGAGGCCCTGAGCTTCCTGCTGAGCGCGCTGGCTGCCACGGCCACCCCGCTGTTCGTCCTGTCAGAGCACTGGCTGCACCTGCCCTGCGGCTGCATCATCACCTGCAGGagggagccctgggcagggcctTCAGGAGATCTCAAAA CCAAACGCAGGGGTTTTGAGTTCAACCTGTCCTTCCAGCAAGGTTATGGAATCTACAGAATATCCCAGGAGAACCACCCCCACCACAGCAGTGATGGTAAATCCACGTCCTGCCACAGCCTGGTGGGCTCTGACTGCGAGGCCCCGGAGCCTGGCAGAGGGAATGGTGGTGGGCCTGGGCCCAGCCCCCCATCTGCAGGGGCCTGCAGGGGCGAGCAGGGCACACACTGTGACCCACCAGCCATCCCTGAAGGACCAGAGTGGAGGTTGTCCCACGAGGAAAGCCATAAACCTGAGCTCACGGATTGGGAATGGTGCAGGAGCAAATCTGAGAGGACCCCTCGGCAG CGCTTGGGCGGGGCCCTGGCCATCCCTCTGTGTGCCTTCCAAGGGACTGTGTCTCTGCAGGCTCCCACCGGGAAGACCCTCTCGTTATCCACGTATGAGGTGAGCTCTGACGGGCACAAAATCACCCCCATGGCCAAGAAAATCGAGGTGTGTCGGTCCAAGAGCGTCGGGCACGAGCCCAGCCCGGAGGGGTCCCCTCACACGAACGTTAAGATTcacctggaggtgctggagatCTGTGACAATGAGGAGGCCCTGGACACCGTGTCCATCATCAGCAACATCAGCCAGTCCTCCACCCAGGCCAGGTCCCCCTCCCTGCGCTACTCACGGAGGGAGAACAGGTTTGTGTCCTGCGAGCTGGGGGAAAGCGCCTCCTACTCCCTGTTCATCCCGTCCCACAGCCCCGGCAGGGACATCAGCATCTCCATCCCCGACACCGTGGAGGGCCAtcgcagcagcagcaggcagcacgTGGGCACGGGGCACCAGGAGGAGATCCAGCTGCTCAACAAGGCCTACAGGGAGCGGGAGGGCCAGGGCAGCAGCGGCTGA